Proteins encoded together in one Prunus dulcis chromosome 3, ALMONDv2, whole genome shotgun sequence window:
- the LOC117622573 gene encoding bifunctional epoxide hydrolase 2-like, producing MEQIQHRHVQVRGVKLHVAEIGSGPKVVLFLHGFPEIWYTWRHQMVAVANKGHRAIAIDFRGYGLSEQPAAPEKATFKDLIDDVVALMDSLSIDKAVLVGKDFGAFPAYIIPALHPQRVSGMITVGVPFMQPDASPVQFHLLPKGFYMSRLKEPGRAEADFGRFDVKTVIRNIYILFSGSELQVAADDQEIMDLVDPATPLPPWFSEEDLAAYASLYEKSGLHFPLQIPYRSRRSSEDYHLTDPKISAPSLLIMGEKDYFLKFPGVEDYLSTGAVKHFVPDLDINFIAEGTHFVQEQFPEQVNQLITSFLDKHGI from the exons ATGGAACAGATCCAGCATAGACATGTGCAAGTGAGAGGTGTAAAGCTTCATGTAGCTGAAATTGGAAGCG GTCCAAAAGTGGTGCTTTTCTTACATGGGTTTCCGGAAATATGGTACACATGGAGGCATCAAATGGTTGCTGTGGCAAACAAAGGCCACCGTGCCATAGCCATTGATTTCAGGGGCTATGGACTTTCTGAGCAGCCAGCGGCACCAGAAAAGGCAACCTTCAAAGACCTCATTGACGATGTTGTTGCCCTTATGGATTCTTTGAGCATTGACAAG GCTGTCCTTGTTGGGAAGGATTTTGGAGCTTTTCCTGCATACATAATACCTGCTCTCCACCCGCAGCGGGTATCGGGCATGATAACAGTAGGTGTTCCTTTCATGCAACCAGATGCCTCTCCTGTCCAGTTTCATCTCCTCCCAAAAGGATTCTACATGTCAAGGTTGAAG GAGCCAGGGCGGGCAGAAGCAGATTTTGGCCGCTTTGATGTGAAGACGGTGATACGGAACATCTACATTCTCTTCTCCGGAAGTGAGCTCCAAGTGGCTGCTGATGATCAAGAAATCATGGACTTGGTTGACCCTGCAACTCCTCTACCACCATGGTTCTCTGAGGAAGATCTTGCCGCCTATGCATCTTTATATGAGAAATCCGGACTCCATTTTCCATTGCAAATTCCATACAG ATCCAGACGTTCATCCGAGGATTACCATTTAACTGATCCAAAAATCTCAGCTCCATCGCTGCTTATCATGGGTGAGAAGGACTACTTCTTAAAGTTTCCGGGGGTCGAGGACTACTTGAGCACTGGGGCAGTGAAGCATTTTGTGCCTGATTTGGACATTAATTTCATTGCAGAAGGGACTCACTTTGTGCAGGAACAATTTCCGGAGCAAGTTAATCAGCTAATCACCAGCTTCCTGGACAAACATGGTATCTAA
- the LOC117622358 gene encoding lanC-like protein GCL2 — protein MADRFFPNIMPDFVAETPTLPTQEAEPEIGSGSLMKLLYMVYPSLSERFKRTALDLKETILTETWGATGQHVHDFTLYSGALGTALLLFKSYQVTSNTNDLSLCSQIIKACDSASLGSRDVTFICGRAGVCALGAVAAKHLGDSASLDYYLAQFREIKLSRNLPDELLYGKVGFLWACLFLNKHLGEGTISSAYMRAVVDEIIKNGRALGKRGRCPLMFEWYGEKYWGAAHGLAGIMDVLMDMELKPDEVEDVKGTLMIDNRFPSGNYPASEEDKNRDVLVHWCHGAPGIALTLAKAAKVFGDKEFMEAAVDAAEVVWKRGLLKRVGICHGISGNAYVFLSLYQLTGNLGFLYRAKAFACFLVDRAHKLISEGELHRGDSPYSLFEGVGGMAYLLLDMIEPSGAKFPAYEQ, from the exons ATGGCGGACCGGTTCTTCCCAAATATAATGCCAGATTTCGTAGCCGAAACTCCAACTTTACCAACCCAAGAAGCAGAACCCGAAATTGGGTCTGGCTCACTCATGAAACTCCTCTACATGGTTTACCCATCTCTCTCCGAGCGCTTCAAGCGCACAGCTTTGGACCTCAAAGAAACCATACTCACAGAGACATGGGGAGCCACTGGTCAACACGTCCATGACTTCACTCTCTACTCTGGGGCTCTGGGCACTGCCCTTTTGCTCTTCAAATCTTACCAAGTCACCAGCAACACGAATGATCTGAGTCTTTGTTCTCAGATTATCAAGGCCTGTGACTCTGCTTCTCTTGGTTCAAGGGATGTGACATTCATATGTGGCAGAGCTGGTGTTTGTGCTCTTGGGGCTGTTGCAGCAAAGCACCTCGGTGACTCTGCTTCTCTTGATTATTATTTAGCCCAGTTTAGGGAGATTAAGCTGTCAAGAAATCTCCCTGATGAATTGTTGTATGGGAAAGTTGGGTTTTTGTGGGCTTGCTTGTTTTTGAACAAACATCTTGGTGAGGGTACAATTTCTTCAGCATACATG AGAGCAGTTGTGGATGAAATTATCAAGAACGGCCGAGCATTGGGCAAGAGAGGAAGATGCCCCTTGATGTTTGAATGGTATGGGGAGAAGTATTGGGGAGCTGCACATGGATTGGCAGGGATTATGGATGTTTTGATGGACATGGAATTGAAGCCAGATGAGGTTGAAGATGTCAAGGGTACTCTCATGATCGATAATCGCTTTCCTAGTGGTAACTACCCTGCTAGtgaagaagataaaaacaGAGATGTTCTTGTTCACTGGTGTCATGGAGCTCCTGGAATTGCCCTCACTCTTGCAAAAGCTGCAAAG GTTTTTGGAGATAAAGAATTTATGGAAGCGGCTGTTGATGCAGCAGAGGTGGTGTGGAAACGCGGACTGCTAAAGCGAGTTGGCATTTGCCATGGCATTAGTGGGAATGCATATGTGTTCCTTTCGCTCTACCAACTGACAGGAAATCTAGGGTTCTTATACAGAGCCAAAGCTTTTGCGTGTTTTCTAGTTGATAGAGCTCACAAGCTTATATCGGAGGGAGAGCTCCATAGAGGTGATAGCCCTTACTCCTTGTTTGAAGGGGTTGGCGGTATGGCTTATCTTCTTTTGGACATGATTGAACCTTCTGGGGCAAAGTTTCCTGCTTACGAACAGTAA